The genomic stretch GCGAGCACGACGGTGCACCCGGTGCCTCCCGGCGCGTCGGTCGCGTGACCGACCAGAATGCCGGGGACGTCGGTGATGGCGGGTGTCATGGGGTTCGCGGGCGAACGCTAGCCCGCGGCGCGCGCCAGCGTCAAGCGCGGGGCGGCGCCCCGCCGCCCGGGGGCCCGGGGCCACACGGGCTCGGGGCCGGCCGCCTTGCCGCTCCAGCCGGGCCGCCATAGCTTCGCGAAGTGACGCCCATGGGAAAGACCCGCGTCCTGATCGTCGAGGACGATCGTTCCCTGCGGTCCGCCCTCTCGGCGTTCCTCGAGCGACTCGGCCACCAGGTGCTCCAGACCGACAACGCCGAGCAGGCGCTCGAGCTGCTCACGACCCAGCGACTGGCGGCGATGCTGTGCGACATCCGGATGGCGGGGATGTCGGGGATGGAGCTGCTGCCGAAGGCGCTGGCGAGCGACCCCGACCTCGCGGTCATCATGCTCACCGGGGTGGACGAGCCGCGCGCCGCGATCTCCTGCCTCAAGCTGGGCGCGGCCGACTACCTCATCAAGCCGGTGGACCTCGAGGAGCTGCAGCACGCCCTGCAGTCGGCCCTGCGCAAGCGGGAGCTCGAGCTCGAGCGGCGCGGGCTGGAGGAGTGGCTGGCCCACGAGGTGGCGGCGCGCACCAAGGAGCTGGTGTCGCAGTCGCGCCAGCTCAGCCGGCTGTCGGTCAACGTCCTGGCCGCGCTGGTCGACGCGCTCGAGGGCAAGGACCCGAATCTCCGGGGCCACTCGCAGCGCGTGGCCGAGCTGAGCGGCCGCATCGCGGTGCGCCTCGGCCTGGCCGACGAGGAGATCGAGGCCGTGCGCGCCGCCGGCCGGGTACACGACGTCGGCAAGCTCGCGCTGCGCGAGCCGGGCCTGGAGCTGAGCGCGCCGCCGAGTGACGAGATCGCCGCGCCGCAGGACGACCCGGATCTCGCGCTCCGCCTGCTCCAGCCCCTGGCCCACCTCAAGGGCGTGGCCGAGATCGTGCGCTACCAGCACGAGCGCTACGACGGCAAGGGCGTGCCCGAGGGCCGCCGGGGCGAGGACATCCCCATCGGCTCGCGGATCGTCGCCGCGGCGAGCGTATACGACGAGCTGTCCGTGGCCACGGCCGAGCGCCAGACCCTCGAGCCGCGCGAGGCGATCGCGAACTTGCGCTCCCTGGTCGGGCTGATGCTCGATCCGAAGGTGTTCGCCGCCCTCGTGCTGGAGGTGGCGGGAACGGCCTAGGTCGGCTGCGGGGACGTCGGCGGCGGGAGGTTCGCGGGCTCCGGCAGCCCGCGCTTGGTGCGGCACGGCTTGCACAGGGTGATGCCGCGGAACCCGCAGATCAGGCACACGAAGGTCCCGCAGTCGTCGCACGGCGCTCCCTCGGACGCGCGCTCCTGGTTCCCGCAGGACCGGCACACCATCATGTCCACTTCCGGCATGACTCCCCCCAAGCGCCTCAGACGTCGAGCGCGTAGACCTTGATCTTGTTGATCAGCGTGGCGCGCGAGATCCCCAGCTCCTCGGCGGCGCGGGTGCGATTGCCCCCGTGGCGCCGCAGCGTCCGCTCGATGTGGCGGCGCTCCACCTCCTCGAGCGAGACCGCCTCGCGCCCGGGCGGCAGCGCCTGGCGCCGGCCGACCTCGGCCGGCAGGTGCTGCGGCCCGAGGCGCTGGGCGCCGCGGGCCAGGATGAGGGCGCGCTCCAGCACGTTCCGCATCTCGCGGATGTTCCCCGGCCACCCGTACTCGAGCAGGCGCTCGAGCACCTCGCTCTCGAAGTCCGAGGGGCTTTCGGGCAGCTCCGCGCGCAGCTCCCCGAACAGGCGGCGGAGCAGCGCGAGCCGGTCCTCCCGCGCCCGCTCCCGCAGCGGCGGCAGGTGCAGCGGGATGACGTTCAGCCGGTAGTACAGGTCCTCGCGGAACCGCCCCTGGCGCACCGCGTCGCCGATGTCGTGGTTGGTGGCCGCGATCAGGCGCACGTCCACCTGGATCTCGCGCGTGCCGCCCAGCCGCCGGAAGCTCTTCTCCTCGATCGCCTTGAGCACTTTGGGCTGCAGCTCCGGCGCCAGCTCGGCGATCTCGTCCAGGAACAGCGTGCCGCGATCGGCGATCTCGAACAGTCCCTGCTTGCGGTCCTTGGCGTCGGTGAACGCGCCCTTCTCGTGACCGAACAGCTCCGAGTCGAGGAACGTGGCCGACAGGCCGGCGCAGTTCACGTCCACGAACGGCGCGTCGCGCCGTCCGGACAGCCGGTGCAGCAGCCGCGCCACCCAGCCCTTGCCGCTGCCGCTCTCGCCCGTGATCAGCACCGTGGTCCGGTCCGACTCGGCGAGCAGCACCAGCTGGCGGGCGAGGTCGCGCATCGGCTTCGACACGCCGAGCACGTCGTCGCCGCCCGCCGGCGCCAGCCGGGCGACCAGCAGGGCGTTGTGCCGGCGCAGGTGCACCTTCTCGACGGCGCGCGCCGCGGCGGCCGCGAGCAGCGGCATGTCCACCGGCTTGGTGAGGAAGTGCTCCGCCCCGAGCTGCATCGCGCGGACCGCGGTCGCGATGTCGCCGTGGCCCGTCAGCAGCAGCACCGAGGCGTCCCCCCGGCGCAGCTCCTCGAGCACCTGGAGCCCGTCCATGCCCGGCAGCCGGAGGTCGAGGATCACCACGTCGGGCCGCTGGCGCGGGAACGCCTCGATCGCGGCCTCGCCGGTCGCCTCGCGGAACACCTCGTACCCGAGCCGCTCGAAGTAGTCGCCCACGGCCCTGAGCACGTCGGCATCGTCGTCCACGACCATCACGGAGTCGGACATGCGTCCTCAGGCCAGCAAGGCCGGCGACCGCCGCAGCACGGCGACGGCGGCATCGGCCTCGGCGGCGCCGAACTGGGTTTCGCGGCCGGCGCGCAGCTCGTCGAGCACCGCGGCGGGCTCGCGCCGCGCGCGCCACGGCCGCGGCGCGCACATCGCGGCGACGGCGGCGGCGGTGCCCAGGGTGCGCGCCAGGGCGGGGATGTCGTCGCCCGCCAGTCCGCCCGGGTAGCCGTTGCCGTCGAAGCGCTCCTGGTGCGCCGCCACGGCGGCCACCACCGCCCGGTCGGCGCCCAGCCGCTCGATCCAGCGTGCCCCCAGCGTCGGGTGCACGCGGATCAGGTGCTGGGCGGCGCGGTCCATCGTGACGGCGGAGTGCAGCTCGGCCTGCGGCACGGCGAGCATGCCGACGTCGTGCACCCGGGCGGCCAGCAGCAGGCGCTCCCCGTCCAGGCCGAGCGCCTCGCCGAACGCGGCGGCGAGCCGCCCGGTGCGGGCGGAGTATCCGGCGCGGAACGGATCGGCCCGCTCGTAGGCATTGACCACTTCCCCGAGCACCGTGAGGATCGGCCCCGCCGCCGCCGCGCCCGCGGCCACCGTCGCGCGCAGGGTGCGCAGCTCGGCCGCGAGGGCCACCTCGTGCGAGAGCTGCTCCGGCTGGAAGGGCTTGAGCACGTACCCGTCGGCGCCGCGGCCCAGCGCCTCGACCACCGCCGCACCGTCGCTGGCGGGAGCCATCACGATGACCGTGGGAGGCTCGCGCAGCGCGCGCAGGTCGGTGATGAGATCGAGCCCGGACTTGCCGGGCATCTCGATGTCGGTGATCACCAGGTCGAAGGCGCTCCCGGACAGGCGCTCCGCGCCCTCGGTGCCGGAGTAGGCCGCAACGCAGACGGCGCCGTCCTGCTCGAGCCGCCGCACCACCGCGGCGGCGATGGCGCGCTCGTCGTCCACCACCAGCACGCGCCGGCCGGCGAGCGGGGAGGTCATCGCGCCCAAGCTAGCGGTCATCGCCGGCCCCGGCGAGATGGCGCGGCAGCGGCGCGAAGACCGTCAGCGAGCGCGGCAGGAGCTCCACGAGCATCGGCGTGGTCCCGAGCGCCTCGCCGTCGGCCTCGACCGGCAGCTCGGGCTCGCTGCTGACCCGCACGCGACGGCCGCGATAGAACGTGATGCCGGCGTCGACCTCGGGCCGGCGCTGCACCAGGCGCCACACCAGCCGCAGCGCGGCCGCGTACGAGCCGGCGTCGAGGACGGCCACGTCGAGCATCCCGTCGTCCGGCGCGATGTCCCCAGCCAGCGGCAGCAGCCGCGGCACGATGTGCCGGCAGTTGGCCACCAGCACCGTGACGGCCTGTCCCTCGTGCACGGCACCGTCGACCTCGACGCGCGTGGCGGCGCGCACCAGGTGGGCCGCCATCACGAAGGCCCGCGCCACGTAGGCGGCGACGCCGAACTGCCGCTTGTGGTGCTGCTCGGTCTCCGCCATCAGATCGGCCGCGAAGCCGGCGGCGCAATTGACCGCGAAGTACCGCGACCCGGCCCCGGTGGTGAGCCGGCCCACGTCGATGGTGCGCGTGGTCCCCGCCGCGATCGTCTCGGCCGCCGCCACGAACGAGCGGCTGATGCCCAGGTTCCCGGCGAGGACGTTGCCGGTCCCGCCGGGCAGCAGGCCGAGTGGCAGCCCGGTGCCCACCAGTCCGGCGGCGACGTCCATCACCGTGCCGTCGCCCCCGTGCGCGATCACCACGTGCGTCCCGCCGGCCGCGGCCGCGCGCGCGAGCCGCTCGCCGTCGCCCGTCGCGACCGTCGTCTCCACCTCCACGCGGAACCCCCGCGCCTCCAGCCGGCGCCGTGCCTCGGCCAGGCCCCGCTTGCCCGCCCGGGCCGCCGCCGGATTGGTGACGATCAGGGCGTCGGTCACGGCGTGCCCCACTGCCAGAACAGGTCGAAGCCGATCTGGTACGGCGCCGGGGGCCGGATCTGGAAGCCCACGGGACGGCACTCCTCGACGGTCGGCTCGATGCTCGCCTCCATGGTGAACCGCCCGGTCAGCCGGTGCTCCACGCTCGCCCCGAGCGCCTGCGAGGACAGTCCCCGCGCCACCTGGCACAGGCCCGCGTTCAACGTCAGGAACGTGCGCTCCCCGAGCTGCGTCCCCGCCTCGACGCGCGTGCTGCTGAAGATGTCCCCCACGGTGCCGCCGCCCGGGCGGATCGCAATGTAGTCGACCGGGATGCCCAGGTTGGTGACCAGCGTCTGCTCCAGCTCGCCCGACAGCGCGCCGGCCAGGCCCGCCATGGCGCCCTGGAAAATCGCCTGCTCGCTCGTGCCCGTCGCCGTCCCTCCGCCGGAGGCCAGGTCGAACGTCGGCCGCCCGAACAGCAGGTAGGAGACGATCTCGGTCTCCGAGAGCGGCGGCCGCTCGTCGCTCTCCAGCGAGAGCTTGGGCACGAGCAGCGTGCCGCCGATGACGGCACGCACCACCAGGTCGCCGCCGCTCACGGACCGCACCGTATGCTCGGCCGCGATGTCCAGCACCGGGTTGAGGTCGGGCGTGCCGAAGAAGCGCACGGTGCCGCGCGTGACCCGGAACTCCTTCGCCGTCGGCCCCACCACCAGCCGGTAGGTGCCCCGCACCGCCCGCAGCGTGCCGTCCAACCGGTAGCGGCTGGTGCCCACCTCGACGTCCTTGGCCACCGTGAAGCTGCCCGCCAGCTGGATGTTCGCTTCGTGCGACCGCAGCCACACGTCGGGCCCCATCGCCACGGTGAGATCCCGGATCCTCAGACTGTCGAGCAGCACGTTCTGGACGCTCGGCCCCAGACCCGTCGCCTGGGCCAGGCTCGAGTCCACCACGGCGCGGAACTCCGGGTCGTCGAGATTGACGATCCGCTTCTCCACCAGGTCCGCGAAGGCGAGGAACCCGGCGTCCACCACCACGCCCCCGGTGAGCGTCGCGCCCACCGCCGGCCCCGTCAGCCTGAGCTCGCCGGTGGCCGTCAACCCGGCGAAGTCGCGCTGGCTGAAGGCGCTGAACGAGCGGGCCTTGAGCGTGAGATCGAGCATCGGGTGCGTGAGCGCGGCGAAGCGCACGTCACCGCCGATGGCGAGCGTGCCCGCGCCGCCCCGCAGCCGCGCCTCCTCCACCAGCAGCCGGTCGCCGGACAGCGAGAGCCGCGCTTCGATGCCGCTGTAGCGCGCACCGAGCGCCGGAATGCTCACCGCCCCGCCGACGACGCGGGCGCTGCCCGTCAGGTCCGGCCGCTCCCAGGTGCCGTCGATCGAGACGTCCGCCACCAGCCGGCCGCTCACGCCGCGCACCAGGGGGGTCAGCGCGTCCAGGATCGCCAGGTCCACCGAGTCGGCGCGCACCGTGATCCGCAGCGAGTCGGGCAGCTGCCGCCGCGCCACCGATTCCAAGGCCAGGTCCAGCGGCAGCGACCCCGAGGCCGTCACCACGCGCCCGCCCGTGCCGCCCAGGCCGCCGCTGAAGACGAGCCGCCGGTCGGCGTAGCTCGCCGACCCGTCGAGGCGGGGCGCGTGGAATTCGCCGAACCGCCCGTCGGACACCGCCGCCGCCGCCTCGATGCGCGGGCTGGCCGCGGGACCCACCACGTGGACCCTGGCGTCCAGCAACCCGCCGATCCCCGTCGTGTCCAGCTCGGCGAGCGCATACAGGTCCCACAGCGGCACGCTGTCCGCCTCGAGCGACAGGTCGCCGGGGCGCGCCCGGGGCAGGCGTCCCGCGATGCGCACCAGCCCGCCGCTCTCGGCGCGCAGCTCCAGCGAGTCGATGGCCACGGCGTCGGCGGACGCCGTGATCGAGGTCGGCCGCGCCAGTCGCCACACCCGCTGCGGCAGCGCCAGTGTCCCGGCGCTGACGCGCGCCGCCCATCCGATCGAGTCGAGCGCCAGCGCCAGGTCCGCCTCGACCGAGGACCCGAGGCCGAAGGCGGCGGCCGCGTGCAGCCGCAGCGAGTCGAGCGGCCCATCCGCCGAGATCGCGACCGCGTCGTAGCGCATGCCGTCCACGGCCAGCGTCTCGGCCGCCGCCCGCAACCCGAACGCCCAGCCGCGCTCCGTCCGCTCCAGCGAGCCCCTCACGCGCGCGGCCCTGGCCGACACCGGCCCCAGCGCGACGCTGTCCAGCGACACGTCGCCCTGCGCAACCCACGCCGCCGTCGTCCCGACCAGCCGGCCGCTGACGCGGCCCGCGCCGCCCAGGCCGAAGGGCGTCGTATCCCCCGCGGCCTTCCGCGCCCACGAGACCAGCGGCCAGATCTTCTCGAGCGTATCGGCGTGGAACGCGACGCGGAGCTGCCCGGCGGAGCCCCCGGGGCGCCCGAGCGATCCCGACGCCACCAGGCCGACGTCCCGCTGCTCGGCGTAGGCGGTGTCGACCTCGAGCCCTTGGGCCGTCAACGTCAGCGCCGCGCCCGCCCGATCCAGGGGGATGCCCGCGACCTCGCTGCTGTCGAGCACGAGGGACAGCGTGCCCGTCACCGGCTCTCGACCGCTCGCCGATGGGAGCACGACGTCCGCGCGCCACGTGCCGTCGAGGCGCGACTCGGGTCCGCCCGGCAGCCGGCGCGCCAGGTCGATCCCCGCCAGCGAGCCCGATCCCCGGAAGTGCACGGCCGAGTCGCGCGCCGCGATCTCGCCGCTGGCCTGCACGGCGCCGCCCGGTCCCGCCAGTGCGGCCTCGAACGCGAGCGCCGTGACGGGGCCGGCGAGCCGAACCCGCCCCGACACCGTGCCGGCGAGCGCGACGCCCGGGTACGACCGCGAGACGTCGTCCAGCGACACCGAGTCCGCCACCACGTCGGCGTCCACCCGCAGCGTGTCGGCGAGCCCGAGGCGCATCGTTCCGCGGAGCCGCGACGGGTCGCCGTGGCCGTCGTCGTGCGACAGCGTGCCGCCGAACGTCGCGGCTCGCCACGGTCCGTCGAGGTCGCCGACCAGACCGAGCTGCCCCTTCAGCCCGACCGACGGCGCGAACCGCTCGATCGTCCCCAGGGCCAGGCTCGCGCTGGTCACCGCGAAGTGATGGAAGGTGAAGCCGTCGCGCCCCCCCAGCGCGACCAGGCCGGAGCCCGCCACGCGATTGACGGGGTGGCCGGCCACCCGCTCGTCCGTGAAGGCCAGGTCCGCCCCGACCGTCAGGCCGGTCAGCGGCCCCGAGGCCGTGAGGTGTCCGCTCACCACGCCCCCGACGGGGAGCTTGCCGAGCAGCGGCTCCAGCAGCCCCAGGTCGAGCGGCTTCGCGTCCACGCTGAGCTTGCCGAGCCGCACGGAGCCCGAGGGCGGCGCGACCAGGTCCACGGAGCCGCGCACGACGCTCCGCCCCGAGCGCAGGTCCGCGTCGGCGAAGCTCCACTCGCTCCCGTGCCTCAGCAGCCGGGCCCGCACGCGCACCCGGCCGCCGCCGGAGGCGGGCAGCCCCCCCGCCGCCCAGCGGAAATCCGCGAAGCTCGCGCGGCGGAGGTTGGCCGCGAGGTCCAGCTTGGGCCGGCCGGCCGCCACCGCCCGGCCCCATCGCACCACCCCCTGAGCCGTGCCGACCGTGCCCGGCAGCGCAAGGCGCGGGAGATCGAACCGCACCGAATCGCCTTCCACGGTGGCGCGCCCCTTGGCGTCGCGCACCAGGGCCGCCGGGTCGGAGATCGCGACCGCCAGGTGCCGGATGTCGATCAGGACCCCGGCCGTATCGGGGCTCGACGCACGCACCCGCGCCAGGTCCATCTGGATGCCG from Gemmatimonadales bacterium encodes the following:
- a CDS encoding HD domain-containing phosphohydrolase yields the protein MGKTRVLIVEDDRSLRSALSAFLERLGHQVLQTDNAEQALELLTTQRLAAMLCDIRMAGMSGMELLPKALASDPDLAVIMLTGVDEPRAAISCLKLGAADYLIKPVDLEELQHALQSALRKRELELERRGLEEWLAHEVAARTKELVSQSRQLSRLSVNVLAALVDALEGKDPNLRGHSQRVAELSGRIAVRLGLADEEIEAVRAAGRVHDVGKLALREPGLELSAPPSDEIAAPQDDPDLALRLLQPLAHLKGVAEIVRYQHERYDGKGVPEGRRGEDIPIGSRIVAAASVYDELSVATAERQTLEPREAIANLRSLVGLMLDPKVFAALVLEVAGTA
- a CDS encoding sigma-54 dependent transcriptional regulator → MSDSVMVVDDDADVLRAVGDYFERLGYEVFREATGEAAIEAFPRQRPDVVILDLRLPGMDGLQVLEELRRGDASVLLLTGHGDIATAVRAMQLGAEHFLTKPVDMPLLAAAAARAVEKVHLRRHNALLVARLAPAGGDDVLGVSKPMRDLARQLVLLAESDRTTVLITGESGSGKGWVARLLHRLSGRRDAPFVDVNCAGLSATFLDSELFGHEKGAFTDAKDRKQGLFEIADRGTLFLDEIAELAPELQPKVLKAIEEKSFRRLGGTREIQVDVRLIAATNHDIGDAVRQGRFREDLYYRLNVIPLHLPPLRERAREDRLALLRRLFGELRAELPESPSDFESEVLERLLEYGWPGNIREMRNVLERALILARGAQRLGPQHLPAEVGRRQALPPGREAVSLEEVERRHIERTLRRHGGNRTRAAEELGISRATLINKIKVYALDV
- a CDS encoding response regulator, whose amino-acid sequence is MTASLGAMTSPLAGRRVLVVDDERAIAAAVVRRLEQDGAVCVAAYSGTEGAERLSGSAFDLVITDIEMPGKSGLDLITDLRALREPPTVIVMAPASDGAAVVEALGRGADGYVLKPFQPEQLSHEVALAAELRTLRATVAAGAAAAGPILTVLGEVVNAYERADPFRAGYSARTGRLAAAFGEALGLDGERLLLAARVHDVGMLAVPQAELHSAVTMDRAAQHLIRVHPTLGARWIERLGADRAVVAAVAAHQERFDGNGYPGGLAGDDIPALARTLGTAAAVAAMCAPRPWRARREPAAVLDELRAGRETQFGAAEADAAVAVLRRSPALLA
- a CDS encoding YegS/Rv2252/BmrU family lipid kinase gives rise to the protein MTDALIVTNPAAARAGKRGLAEARRRLEARGFRVEVETTVATGDGERLARAAAAGGTHVVIAHGGDGTVMDVAAGLVGTGLPLGLLPGGTGNVLAGNLGISRSFVAAAETIAAGTTRTIDVGRLTTGAGSRYFAVNCAAGFAADLMAETEQHHKRQFGVAAYVARAFVMAAHLVRAATRVEVDGAVHEGQAVTVLVANCRHIVPRLLPLAGDIAPDDGMLDVAVLDAGSYAAALRLVWRLVQRRPEVDAGITFYRGRRVRVSSEPELPVEADGEALGTTPMLVELLPRSLTVFAPLPRHLAGAGDDR
- a CDS encoding translocation/assembly module TamB translates to MARRVLFLAGVAALGLVVLGLAAATLILASAPGHAVARRLVVAALERAVDGRVRIGSLGGPLWRELDAREIELATPDGRPVIRAARLTVRYTLADLVRRRFVLTHVAIDAPAVTLEEGADGHLNIEHLFRLLGPRSGPAGRRPVVDLRDVRLRHGSLVLRERNGDGGTRVRQFTGIQMDLARVRASSPDTAGVLIDIRHLAVAISDPAALVRDAKGRATVEGDSVRFDLPRLALPGTVGTAQGVVRWGRAVAAGRPKLDLAANLRRASFADFRWAAGGLPASGGGRVRVRARLLRHGSEWSFADADLRSGRSVVRGSVDLVAPPSGSVRLGKLSVDAKPLDLGLLEPLLGKLPVGGVVSGHLTASGPLTGLTVGADLAFTDERVAGHPVNRVAGSGLVALGGRDGFTFHHFAVTSASLALGTIERFAPSVGLKGQLGLVGDLDGPWRAATFGGTLSHDDGHGDPSRLRGTMRLGLADTLRVDADVVADSVSLDDVSRSYPGVALAGTVSGRVRLAGPVTALAFEAALAGPGGAVQASGEIAARDSAVHFRGSGSLAGIDLARRLPGGPESRLDGTWRADVVLPSASGREPVTGTLSLVLDSSEVAGIPLDRAGAALTLTAQGLEVDTAYAEQRDVGLVASGSLGRPGGSAGQLRVAFHADTLEKIWPLVSWARKAAGDTTPFGLGGAGRVSGRLVGTTAAWVAQGDVSLDSVALGPVSARAARVRGSLERTERGWAFGLRAAAETLAVDGMRYDAVAISADGPLDSLRLHAAAAFGLGSSVEADLALALDSIGWAARVSAGTLALPQRVWRLARPTSITASADAVAIDSLELRAESGGLVRIAGRLPRARPGDLSLEADSVPLWDLYALAELDTTGIGGLLDARVHVVGPAASPRIEAAAAVSDGRFGEFHAPRLDGSASYADRRLVFSGGLGGTGGRVVTASGSLPLDLALESVARRQLPDSLRITVRADSVDLAILDALTPLVRGVSGRLVADVSIDGTWERPDLTGSARVVGGAVSIPALGARYSGIEARLSLSGDRLLVEEARLRGGAGTLAIGGDVRFAALTHPMLDLTLKARSFSAFSQRDFAGLTATGELRLTGPAVGATLTGGVVVDAGFLAFADLVEKRIVNLDDPEFRAVVDSSLAQATGLGPSVQNVLLDSLRIRDLTVAMGPDVWLRSHEANIQLAGSFTVAKDVEVGTSRYRLDGTLRAVRGTYRLVVGPTAKEFRVTRGTVRFFGTPDLNPVLDIAAEHTVRSVSGGDLVVRAVIGGTLLVPKLSLESDERPPLSETEIVSYLLFGRPTFDLASGGGTATGTSEQAIFQGAMAGLAGALSGELEQTLVTNLGIPVDYIAIRPGGGTVGDIFSSTRVEAGTQLGERTFLTLNAGLCQVARGLSSQALGASVEHRLTGRFTMEASIEPTVEECRPVGFQIRPPAPYQIGFDLFWQWGTP